Genomic window (Zerene cesonia ecotype Mississippi chromosome 5, Zerene_cesonia_1.1, whole genome shotgun sequence):
TCGGGGCGGTGGCCCGGTCCATTGGTGTAGGAGAGCGTCATGTAGGGCACGCGGTTGGAGTCCCGGTCGTCCGAGGGGCCCAGCACGTCGCCGCCGCGCTGCGTGTAGCCGTTGAACGCCATCACGTGCGCGTGGTCGGCCGTCACCACCAGCAGCGAGTCTTCCTCCGACAGCAACTCGGCAGCTTTTGCCACGGCCGCACTCAGCTCGATGGTTTCATCCAAGGCGAGCTCCACGTAATTATCATGATGAGCGTGATCTATACGTCCACCCTCTACGAAAAGGAAAAAGCCCTTTTCATTACGTTTAAGCATGCGAATGGCTACCTCGGTCAATTCGGCCAAAGTGGGTTCCGTTTCGTGATTCGCGCGAAGGTTGTACTGCAAGTGGTTGTTCTCGAATAGCCCCAGCATGTATTCCGGCAACGAAGCGTTCGCGCTGAGCAGCTGCTCCCGGTTCCACGCGTACTGGAAGCTCACGCCGCGGCTGCGCTTGTCGTCTTGCCATTCTTCAATTAAATTACGCCCGTCGGTCCTGCGGCCTGGTGAACCTTCTTCATCGATCGTAGTGGTCGGTAAAAATTCTCTTCGCCCCCCACCGAGAACTacctaaaacataatatgttgcTATTGAACAAAGCAATCAGCTTATCTCACAATTAAAGTAAGAAGGAAGTGTATCATTATAAGATATATCATTTGCTTTATTCATTTAAGTGTTTTGCATTTGAGTCGTTAACATTTCTCGTAACTTACCTGCCTAAACATTCACGTGGTTAAAGTTTTAGAACGTTtgcatataattatgtttaataaagaaGCAGGATATTAATTGAATGGCTAAATAAGTAAACAGGAAAAGTTAGTGAGCGACTCACTTTGAACTTGTCCCCTGGGTGGGTGTGCACGAGTTGGTGCGCGATGTCGCGGCAGGCGGCCAGGTCGGCGCCGCCGGACAGCACCTCGGCGTCGTTCTCCCAGTGCCGGTTGGCGACCCGCGCGAACACGCCCGCTGGCGACGCGTGCGTCACCCGTGTCGTCGTCACTATACCTGATTCAACGAAAGTaccaatatgtattataaccGCTCATATTAACACTTTCGACTCAAGAAACATCATAACGCTTCTTTGCCCTAaccgtttttttatgtttgcacttgaaaaaataataatgcataatacaaaaactttGTATTCGACAAACATCAAACTGCTGTCAAAGGCGACGACAAGTATTAGCTATTTACAGACCGATTATTTTCATAAGGGCCATAATTTCGGgtctctttttttatttttcatcaaaaCCATGTCCTAAGCGTTACTTTGTGTAATATTTAGGGATAGgtattattgaaatagaatttatttattaactctttattACTCTtgaaacatcataaaaaccttaatatagatacattacaaacaaatggcggtcttatcgctatatagcgatttcttccagacaactaGAAGAGAATATAAAGTGACAATCACTtgaccaatttaaaatataataattttactcgTGATAACTACGAGTtaagcaaaaaaatacaattatgtaattattacagTACTGGACAAAAGCTTGACATAATGGACCTCGTATTGACAAAGTTCGCAACTTTGTATCGTGTCCGTATGAACTAGACACATGAAATGGACGGATGAATGGACAGATTTTATGATTgtcgtaaataaatttcatgagattcgtactagtttattaatttgcaaGTGTTAAATACAGGAATTAGAAAAGCAAATAGGAAATATCGTTATACGTacatatttgatgaaattagtAAGGGCATTGCACATAACgtaagtacaaaatatatcaaaaaaataatttttgagacCGTTACGTCTGACGAACAGTGTgacaatcaaataattaacttaaaactttaaaatggaaataaatgaaGTGTACCGGCGTCGCGGCCGTCGGCGAGCGCCCAAGCTGCGATGGAGTCGAGGCGCGTGCCGGGCTGCAGCGAGGCGGGGCAGTCCCAGCGAGGAACAGCGGCCGACACGCCGATAGTACCGCGGTTTGCCTTCACGCCGCACAGGTACGCCGTCGCCGTGCACGCTGAGTCTGCGATTTGCGCGTCCACGCAGTACGTCTACGCAACAACCCACCGTTCCtccatacatttatattcattgcaCGTTTATACTATTCCAAACagaataaatcatatttagaGAGGTAAAATAaggttaaaattgttatatcgTATCGGTACTTGGCATGATGTTTTATATGATGCAGAGGATAAAAAACATGCTTACCTTAGCTAAGCCTGCAGTAGGAAAAGCTTCAAAAGACAACTGCGCTTCTTCACCCGTCTGATTATTGCGTTGGCCGAGCAGCGTGCGCGCGGCGGCCAGCGTGGGCACGGACATGCCGTCGCCCAGGAACAGCACCACGTTGCGCGCCTTGCCCGTGCCCGCCGCGCCTGACGCGAGCCGCGCGCGCAGCGCGTGCTGCGCGTCGTCCACCCAGAACTGCGCGGTGCGCTCGCCGGCCCTCGTCGCTGCCGCGCGCgtcgcgccgccgcgccccgCCGTGTCCGGGTGGTAGTGGTCGCCAGCTGCCACCAGCACACCCACTACCGTCAAGATGCCCACCGTTACGCTCGTTCTCAACATGCTCGCCTTTTGCGGGCTCGACCCGGCCTGCGAGCTCCTTTTACATCTTACGCTATCGCTTTATCTCTATATTAATGATTGAAAAcgttataataagataatgcTATAATAGTGTGCACGTGAAAAATGTATCGATACCACGACGCGTTAGCCTGAGTATCAGGAGATTagcttataaaaacaattttccgATTTCATCTAGTAGCGTAATCTGTTTCAAATTAGGATCGGTTGGACACTCATTCAGTTTGATTATTcaccatttataattaaagccacagaaaaaaatgcattcattttaaaaattatcaaatgactataatcatttttcacTTTCCAAGTGCTGGCAGCACTGTAATTAATCAgtacatagtatatattttttgagattcaaaatagttttatgaGAAGTTTATGGTTACTAATCTATCgatttatctaataatattgatataataaaaatgccatcgaaaacaatatattataataaaaaccccAAGTGTCGCAGCTCACTCTATCTACCGTAAAAGTTGTGAGATCCATGTAATAACAAGTCGGCTAATCTATTTAGTCTCTACTTAAAGGACCTTCTGTCTtagttattacataatatattatcatgcccatattaaaaatattttacgttgagtaattatattttacgttttaaacaaatagatcAACTTGGccatctattttaaattaatcaatttattatatatagcggATTGTTAATGTTCTTTCTTTCATCATGGTATCTTCAAGcaatttagtatattaatttttttaattttcgtacTTCAAGACATGTCCAATCATGTGTCTTTAATTATGACCGAGCATTTTACAAGTTACTATCTTGACATAATACAAGAGACACGTAACGTGTTTACGTGGGCTGTTTCCTGGGAAACTGAACATCTTTTCTCTAGGAACAGAGGTCCAATTTGTATCGAAAgacatttttctttcatttcaaCATATGCTTCATGGGCTAAACACGCCCTTAACCACCCTATTCCCCCTTCCATTATGCCACATATAATAGGTACCTATCTACAcctattattttctatatgcAGGAATaatccgtttccttttcctcacccgccccagtccattccttctttccagtcgtttatccattccttttcccttaccccaaaaaagcgggcagcgcattcgcagaggcgacttttgcgaatgttcatgggcggtggtgatcgcttaccatcaggcgaaccacaagctcagttgcccgctatgacataaaaaaaaaatctaataagaaGCTTGAAGGCAGTATAGACATTATAAGAAAGGGTTGTTTAGATCTGATGACCTACAGagctaataattaaatttagaagaTGAACGTCTTTGTCgataattaatcaatgttaTATAACCCGTAGTTCATTCCTTTGGATTGTGCTTTGCTTTTGGGTTAGATCTGTATCTGCTTCttcttattttgtttcttttctttaatttttatgatgtatttattatgattttgcctttatattgtttttcgtatcattttcatttgttCCTGTGATTGACTTTTCTTGTTATGCTCATGCAATATTCTAGAAATTTTTCTCTTATTTACTGTTCATGACGTCTTTTAATGTATTTGCTGTTAATTTTTGCTGTATGTGCTGTTCCACATCGAATCTTTCCCGTGCATGTATAGGNNNNNNNNNNNNNNNNNNNNNNNNNNNNNNNNNNNNNNNNNNNNNNNNNNNNNNNNNNNNNNNNNNNNNNNNNNNNNNNNNNNNNNNNNNNNNNNNNNNNNNNNNNNNNNNNNNNNNNNNNNNNNNNNNNNNNNNNNNNNNNNNNNNNNNNNNNNNNNNNNNNNNNNNNNNNNNNNNNNNNNNNNNNNNNNNNNNNNNNNNNNNNNNNNNNNNNNNNNNNNNNNNNNNNNNNNNNNNNNNNNNNNNNNNNNNNNNNNNNNNNNNNNNNNNNNNNNNNNNNNNNNNNNNNNNNNNNNNNNNNNNNNNNNNNNNNNNNNNNNNNNNNNNNNNNNNNNNNNNNNNNNNNNNNNNNNNNNNNNNNNNNNNNNNNNNNNNNNNNNNNNNNNNNNNNNNNNNNNNNNNNNNNNNNNNNNNNNNNNNNNNNNNNNNNNNNNNNNNNNNNNNNNNNNNNNNNNNNNNNNNNNNNNNNNNNNNNNNNNNNNNNNNNNNNNNNNNNNNNNNNNNNNNNNNNNNNNNNNNNNNNNNNNNNNNNNNNNNNNNNNNNNNNNNNNNNNNNNNNNNNNNNNNNNNNNNNNNNNNNNNNNNNNNNNNNNNNNNNNNNNNNNNNNNNNNNNNNNNNNNNNNNNNNNNNNNNNNNNNNNNNNNNNNNNNNNNNNNNNNNNNNNNNNNNNNNNNNNNNNNNNNNNNNNNNNNNNNNNNNNNNNNNNNNNNNNNNNNNNNNNNNNNNNNNNNNNNNNNNNNNNNNNNNNNNNNNNNNNNNNNNNNNNNNNNNNNNNNNNNNNNNNNNNNNNNNNNNNNNNNNNNNNNNNNNNNNNNNNNNNNNNNNNNNNNNNNNNNNNNNNNNNNNNNNNNNNNNNNNNNNNNNNNNNNNNNNNNNNNNNNNNNNNNNNNNNNNNNNNNNNNNNNNNNNNNNNNNNNNNNNNNNNNNNNNNNNNNNNNNNNNNNNNNNNNNNNNNNNNNNNNNNNNNNNNNNNNNNNNNNNNNNNNNNNNNNNNNNNNNacccaaaacctaacctaacccaaaacctaacctaacccaaacCCAAAGCACAATCCAAAGGAATGAACTAcgggttatataatattgattatcgACAAAGACGttcattttctaaatttaattattagctCTGTCATCAGATCTAAACAACCCTTTCTTATTATGTCTATACTGCCTTCAAGCTTCTtattagatgtttttttttttttttttttatgtcgtagcgggcaactgatcttgtggttcgcctgatcgATAGGGTTATAGGAAGAGTCACGAAAAGGAAGGAGGACCTACTACTGGAAAGAGATGGAGTAACACTAGACGCGAAAAACTCGGTGAAGTTCTTGTCGGAAACTTTCTATCCTAAGGATCCCACACATAACGACAACGAGCACCACCGCAAAATTAGAGAAAGTGCAAAGAAGGCGAATGATGGCCATCAATATGAATCTTGTGAACCAGAATTCGAAATGTCCGAACTCCTGACCGCTAGCGAGTCCTTCAATCCCAAAAAGGCCCCGGGTGCAGATGGTTTCACAGCAGATATTTGCCAACACGCCATAAAATGCAACCCTGCGCTGTTCCTGGCACTCTTGAACATATGCCTTAGACACAATTACTTCCCCAAAGCTTGGAAGGAGGCGACAGTCATTGTACTAAGGAAACCGGGAAAGGGGAATTACAAGGACCCCAAATCATTTAGACCAATTGGATTGCTCCCCTTGCTtggaaaaatgtatgaaaaaacgTTAGTAGCTCGTTTAAAATACCACCTAATTCCGAAAATAAGCAAGAGACAGTTTGGCTTCATTCCACAGAAAGGCACCGAAGACTCCCTCTATGCCATGATGCAACATATCcatagcaaaataaaaaaaaagaaaatagttaCCGTGATTTCACTGGACATAGAGGGAGCCTTCGACAACGCCTGGTGGCCAGCCATAAGACTTCGCTTGGCAGAGGAAAAATGCCCAATTAAACTAAGAAAAGTAATAGATAGCTACCTCACGAACCGAAAAGTTCGAGTCCGATATGCAGGAGAAGAATACGAAATGAGTACAAGCAAGGGATGTGTGCAAGGCTCTATAGGGGGACCAATATTGTGGAACCTTCTCCTGGACCCTTTCCTCAAAAATATAGAATCGGCAGGTATATATTGTCAGGCATTCGCGGACGATGTTGTCCTTGTTATCGATGGTGATACAGCACTTGCGATAGAAAGGCAAGCAAATGCAATACTAGGGTGCATCCAGAGATGGGGCACcgataataaacttaaatttgcACCTCAAAAAACCAAAGCAATGGTTATAACAAAAAGGATCAAGTTTGACACCCCAAGACTGAATATGGGCGGAACAGAAATTGGCATGTCTGAATACATCAAGATGCTGGGTGTAACCATCAATAACAAGCTGTCCTTCAACATCCATGTTGCGAATGTTTGCAGGAAAGCCATTGACATATACAAGCAGCTGGCAAGGGCGGCCAAAGCAAGTTGGGGCCTTCATCCAGATATCATCAGAGTTATATACACAGCAACCGTTGAACCCATAGTATTGTATGCAGCCAGTGTCTGGTCATCAGCAGCGAGGAAACTGGGCACCATGAAACAGCTTGCAGNNNNNNNNNNNNNNNNNNNNNNNNNNNNNNNNNNNNNNNNNNNNNNNNNNNNNNNNNNNNNNNNNNNNNNNNNNNNNNNNNNNNNNNNNNNNNNNNNNNNNNNNNNNNNNNNNNNNNNNNNNNNNNNNNNNNNNNNNNNNNNNNNNNNNNNNNNNNNNNNNNNNNNNNNNNNNNNNNNNNNNNNNNNNNNNNNNNNNNNNNNNNNNNNNNNNNNNNNNNNNNNNNNNNNNNNNNNNNNNNNNNNNNNNNNNNNNNNNNNNNNNNNNNNNNNNNNNNNNNNNNNNNNNNNNNNNNNNNNNNNNNNNNNNNNNNNNNNNNNNNNNNNNNNNNNNNNNNNNNNNNNNNNNNNNNNNNNNNNNNNNNNNNNNNNNNNNNNNNNNNNNNNNNNNNNNNNNNNNNNNNNNNNNNNNNNNNNNNNNNNNNNNNNNNNNNNNNNNNNNNNNNNNNNNNNNNNNNNNNNNNNNNNNNNNNNNNNNNNNNNNNNNNNNNNNNNNNNNNNNNNNNNNNNNNNNNNNNNNNNNNNNNNNNNNNNNNNNNNNNNNNNNNNNNNNNNNNNNNNNNNNNNNNNNNNNNNNNNNNNNNNNNNNNNNNNNNNNNNNNNNNNNNNNNNNNNNNNNNNNNNNNNNNNNNNNNNNNNNNNNNNNNNNNNNNNNNNNNNNNNNNNNNNNNNNNNNNNNNNNNNNNNNNNNNNNNNNNNNNNNNNNNNNNNNNNNNNNNNNNNNNNNNNNNNNNNNNNNNNNNNNNNNNNNNNNNNNNNNNNNNNNNNNNNNNNNNNNNNNNNNNNNNNNNNNNNNNNNNNNNNNNNNNNNNNNNNNNNNNNNNNNNNNNNNNNNNNNNNNNNNNNNNNNNNNNNNNNNNNNNNNNNNNNNNNNNNNNNNNNNNNNNNNNNNNNNNNNNNNNNNNNNNNNNNNNNNNNNNNNNNNNNNNNNNNNNNNNNNNNNNNNNNNNNNNNNNNNNNNNNNNNNNNNNNNNNNNNNNNNNNNNNNNNNNNNNNNNNNNNTTGCTTTGGCCGCCCTTGCCAGTTGCTTGTATATGTCAATGGCTTTCCTGCAAACATTCGCGACATGGATGTTGAAGGTCAGCTTGTTATCGATGGTTACACCCAGTATCTTGATGTGTTCAGACATGCCAATTTCTGTTCCGCCCATATTCAGTCTTGGGGTATCAAACTTGATTCTTTTTGTTANNNNNNNNNNNNNNNNNNNNNNNNNNNNNNNNNNNNNNNNNNNNNNNNNNNNNNNNNNNNNNNNNNNNNNNNNNNNNNTTTGCTTGCCTTTCTATCGCAAGTGCTGTATCACCATCGATAACAAGGACAACATCGTCCGCGAATGCCTGACAATATGTACCTGCcaattctatatttttgaGGAGAGGGTCCAGGAGAAGGTTCCATAATATTGGACCCCCTATAGAGCCTTGCACACATCCCTTGCTTGTACTCATTTCGTATTCTTCCCCTGCATATCGGACTCGAACTTTTCGGTTCGTGAGGTAGctatctattatttttctcaGTTTAATGGGGCATTTTTCCTCTGCCAAGCGGAGTCTTATGGCTGGCCACCAGGCGTTGTCGAAGGCTCCCTCTATGTCCAGTGAAATCACGGTaactattttcttttcttttattttgctaTGGATATGTTGCATCATGGCATAGAGGGAGTCTTCGGTGCCTTTCTGTGGCATAAAGCCAAACTGTCTCTTGCTTATTTTCGGAATTAGGTGGTATTTTAAACGAGCTACtaacattttttcataaatttttccaAGCAAGGGGAGCAATCCAATTGGTCTAAATGATTTGGGGTCCTTGTAGTTCTCTTTCCCCGGTTTTCTTAGTACAATGACTGTCGCCTCTTTCCAAGTTTCGGGGAAGTAATTGTGTCTAAGGCATGTGTTCAAGAGGGCCAG
Coding sequences:
- the LOC119840240 gene encoding membrane-bound alkaline phosphatase-like, whose translation is YTFRQDFYHKAWRGGATRAAATRAGERTAQFWVDDAQHALRARLASGAAGTGKARNVVLFLGDGMSVPTLAAARTLLGQRNNQTGEEAQLSFEAFPTAGLAKTYCVDAQIADSACTATAYLCGVKANRGTIGVSAAVPRWDCPASLQPGTRLDSIAAWALADGRDAGIVTTTRVTHASPAGVFARVANRHWENDAEVLSGGADLAACRDIAHQLVHTHPGDKFKVILGGGRREFLPTTTIDEEGSPGRRTDGRNLIEEWQDDKRSRGVSFQYAWNREQLLSANASLPEYMLGLFENNHLQYNLRANHETEPTLAELTEVAIRMLKRNEKGFFLFVEGGRIDHAHHDNYVELALDETIELSAAVAKAAELLSEEDSLLVVTADHAHVMAFNGYTQRGGDVLGPSDDRDSNRVPYMTLSYTNGPGHRPEVNGQRVDVTLEENYRDIRWRSHVDVPLSSETHGGDDVAVFARGPHHALLSGLYEQSHLPHRMAYAACIGPGLHACTSAAPLLAPMLSLLSLLVLAICIF